In Rosa chinensis cultivar Old Blush chromosome 1, RchiOBHm-V2, whole genome shotgun sequence, a genomic segment contains:
- the LOC112177854 gene encoding uncharacterized membrane protein At1g16860: MSHFTLLCYWFGKGGCFSERARAAKRGVMNDLSNAVLRDHHTSTFKPIPSLVLYILIPIFVLGLSVSIFILIAVHNALFFVFFLLLSALVLSFILWNTRHWATKAAVLFFLNSLPESDLRVAQHGELVKITGLVSCGSLSLESSYEKATRCVYASTLLYAYKGLTLQPRNVKRSCFQWHLEYCERFSTDFFLTDRKSGLRAIVKAGSGCNLIPLIFESKLVNTRKCRILSPHLTKWLRERNLSAESRLLRLEEGYVQEGSTVTVFGMLHRNNEMTTIVQPPEVISSGCLWRKLLLPVDIDGLILRVSPMAGQSVNQNSIQHPER; the protein is encoded by the exons ATGAGCCATTTTACACTCCTCTGTTACTGGTTCGGTAAAGGTGGGTGCTTTAGTGAGAGAGCGAGAGCAGCGAAGAGAGGAGTAATGAACGACCTCTCAAACGCGGTTCTGAGAGACCACCATACTAGTACCTTCAAGCCCATACCATCCCTTGTCCTCTACATTCTCATACCCATCTTTGTTTTAGGTCTCTCTGTCTCCATCTTCATTCTCATTGCCGTCCACAACGccctcttcttcgtcttcttcctttTGCTCTCTGCTCTCGTCCTCTCTTTCATTCTCTGGAACACGCGTCATTGGGCTACTAAAGCTGCAGTCTTGTTCTTTCTCAACTCTCTTCCTGAGTCTGACCTTCGCGTGGCTCAGCATGGAGAGCTGGTCAAGATCACTGGG CTTGTCTCATGCGGGAGTCTCTCCCTGGAATCTTCATATGAAAAGGCTACTAGATGTGTATATGCCTCTACTCTTTTATATGCATACAAGGGATTAACTCTTCAACCTAGAAATGTCAAGAGATCATGCTTCCAGTGGCACTTAGAATATTGTGAG AGATTCTCAACAGACTTTTTCTTGACTGATCGGAAATCTGGTCTTAGAGCTATTGTCAAAGCTGGTTCTGGTTGTAATCTTATCCCACTGATCTTTGAGAGCAAACTTGTCAACACAAGAAAATGCAGAATCCTCTCTCCTCACTTGACGAAATGGTTACGTGAGAGAAATCTCTCAGCTGAATCCCGTCTGCTACGTCTGGAGGAAGG GTATGTACAAGAAGGAAGCACTGTGACTGTATTTGGCATGCTGCACAGAAATAATGAGATGACTACAATTGTTCAGCCACCGGAAGTAATTTCCAGTGGTTGTCTATGGCGAAAACTGCTTCTCCCTGTTGACATTGATGGACTCATTCTAAGGGTCTCTCCGATGGCTGGGCAATCTGTCAACCAAAATTCTATACAACACCCGGAAAGATAG